The genomic window GTTAATGAAATAATCCAAAATGCTATTGAGACAGAAGGAGTTAAGGAGGTAAAATATATTTCTAAAGAGGATGCCTTTCAGAAACTTAAAAGTGATTTATCAGAGCATGAAGAAATATTAGCAGGCATAACAGAAAACCCTTTACCGGCGTCTTTAGAGATAACAGTTACAGATACTGCTTATCTGGAGGAAATATCTTTTAATCTTAACCAGTTTGAGAAAATTGACGAAGTAAATTATGGTGGTCAGTTAACAAAAAATTTATTATTGATTCTTAATCTTGTTCGCAGAAGCGGATTAGCAATTATATATATATTGGTGTTTATTTCTATATTGCTCATGGTGAGTGTGATTAAAATTAGTGTTCATTCAAGATATGAAGAAATTGAAATCATGGCTTTGGTTGGTGCTACTAGCTGGTTTATTAGATGGCCTTTTATAATAGAGGGTTTTTTAAAAGGACTATTATCGTCTTTAGCAGCTTCATTTATTGTAAGCAGGGGCTATCTTTATTATATGGAAAAAATAAAGTTAAGCATTCCTTTTATTAATATTATATTAGATAATCAAATATTATTAAGGGTTTCAGTAATTCTAATTTTATTAGGAGTATTTATTGGGATTTTTGGAAGCATTATTTCTTTGAGAAAAATAAGTTTTGGGGAATTATGATAAATAAATGTTTTAGAAATAAAAAAATACCCATACTGCATTTTTTAGTGTTAGCAGCTTTTCTTTGTTTATTGTTTCAATTATTTGGTACTGAAAAATGTATTGCAGCAGAAAACAATATTAATATTAAAGAGCAAGAGGAAAAGCTAAAACAGATTGAACAAAGAAAAATAGCTATCCAAGAAGAAATAGGCAGGATGAAGCAGGAAGAGGCAGATTATCAAAAATCACTGGAAAAAATACAGATTTTATTAACTGAATCAGAAAAAGAACTACAAGAGGCAAAGACCAGTTATGAGAACACTATTAAACAGATAGAAAAAATGGAAGAAGAGCTTGATATTGAGCAAACAAAGATGGAATTGCAATTAGCTATTTTAGAAAGTAGACTAAAGAAAATATATAAATACAATGAAATAAGCTATCTTTCAGTATTATTTGACAGTAAAGATTTTTCACAATTTTTGAATAGATACCGTTATTTAGAATGCATATTAGAGAGTGACGCAGGTATAATTCAACAGGTTTCAGAACAAGTTGACTTTATAAAAAAACAAAAAGATAGCCTGGAAAATAAAAAAGAGATAACTAAACTGCTGGAACAGGAAATTATTAACGAAAAGAAAAATATTGAAATGTCGATTGATGCAAAAAATAAATATATTGCCAGGATTGAAGAAGAAAGAAAAAAACAAATTGCCACTTTAGAAGAATTGGAAAAATCATCAGCCCAGATATCAGAAATTATTGAAATAGCATATAGGGAAAAAGAAAAAGAGGAGCAGGCAAAGAAAAATCAGGCAAACAATGTTCCAGTTAGAACTGAACCAACATTGCAGGCAAAAAAAGGGATTTTTCAATTACCATTAAGAGGTACAATTATATTAAATTATGGTCAACAAAAAACACAAGAGTTAAATGCGTATGTATTTAATTCTGGAGTAGACATAAGTGCCTCTTTAGGGGAAGCAGTACGTGCTGCATCCTTTGGAACAGTTATTTATACGGGAAATGTCAAAGGATATGGGGATATTATAATTATAGATCATGGTGGCAATGTAGTTACCTTATATGCCCATCTTTCAAAAGTATTGGTAGGATTAAATGAACAGGTAAGTAAGGGCCAAATTATTGGACAAGTTGGTACAAGCGGTGGAGTGTCATCACCTAGATTGCATTTTGAAGTTAGGGTTGAAGGGAAACCAGTGAATCCATTTGAATGGCTATAGTAATATCACGATTTAAGTAGATTAAAAATATTAGTTTATAATTGTTTATAGACAGAAAAATTAGGCGGTTTAGCGATATGAAAAAAAATTTAAAAATAGTGTATTATTTGTGTGTAGTGTTATTATTGGCAGGTATTTTTCTTGTAGCACCAGTTTATAATAAAGATGTAAATAGCCAGAATGACAGTGTTTTTAATGAATTAGAGCCATTTTTTGAAGCAATAAGCATTATTAGAAGCGAGTTTATTAATAAAGATGTTAAAGTGGACCAATTAGTTCAGGGCGCTATAAAAGGTATGATATCAGAGCTTGATGATCCTTATTCAAGATATGTGGATCCATTGAGTTTTCAACGGGAACAGGAAGACTTTTTTATAGGACATTTCGATGGTTTAGGGATTGAGATTACGATTGTTAATGAAAAGTTAACTGTTATTTCTCCCATAGAAGATACCCCTGCAGATAAAGCAGGAATAAAAGCGGGAGATATTATTGTTGAAATTGATGGAGAAACTACCAAGGGAATTACTTTAGATGAAGTTCTAAATATTCTGCGCGGAGAAAAGGGCACACCGGTAACTATTACAATTGAAAGGGAAGATGAAGAGGAATTTCTTGAAATAGAAATAATTAGAGACACAATTACCGTTGAAGCTGTAAAAGAGGAATTAATAGAAAATGATAAAATTGGGTACATTAGAATATCAAGGTTTAATGTTAATACCGGGCCTGGATTAAAAAAAGTATTAGATGATTATGAAAAATTGTCTTTAGAAGGCATCATCGTCGATTTAAGAAATAATCCTGGTGGATTGCTGGAATCTGCTATCGAGGTAGCCAGTGAGTTTATTAAAGAAGGTGATATAGTAAGAATAAAAAGTGGAAATAACATAATAAGATTTTATGAATCATATGGCAATAATAATCCATCATTACCATTGGTGGTATTGGTTAATATGGGAAGTGCCAGTGCTTCAGAAATCGTAGCAGGTGCAATACAGGATCTGAACAGAGGTACGATTATTGGAGAAAATACCTTTGGGAAGGGTTTGGTTCAACAGGTTTATTCATTGTCAGATGATTCCGCTGTGATTGTTTCCACTTCAGAGTATTATACCCCAAATGGTAGAGTGATTAATGGTATAGGAATTGAACCGGATATTATTGTCCAAATTGATAAAGACGACGAAGAGGATGTTCAGCTAAAAACTGCAATTGATTTATTGCTTGGAAAAGATATTTTTAAAGAATAATAGTGAAAATGATGGATAAAAAACTTTGGAATTATGCATTTTCAATACTACTTTCGGCAATACTTTTGCTATTGGTGGGTATTTTTGTAAATTTAAATAGTGATAATAATGTGAATGGTAAACCAATTGGACCCGGAATTGTATCTGAAGATACAGCTTTGCAACAAGAAAGTGTTCAAGAAAAACAAAAACCTTTTTTATTTGAAATATTTGATGATAAAGAGGATGAAGCCCTATTATATGATAAATTTATCAAAAACAGGGAAAAGGATATTGTGGATGGACCAAAAGTTGCAATAATTATAGATGATTTGGGATATCAAATGGAGATAGCTGAACGTATTATGAATTTGGATTATCCTATTACTGTTTCAATTTTACCTTTTCTACCTTATTCAAGTACAGTGGCACAAATGGCAAGAGAAAAAAACAAGACTGTTTTGCTACATTTGCCTATGGAACCCCATAATTCTAATGTGAATCCCGGA from Atribacterota bacterium includes these protein-coding regions:
- the ftsX gene encoding permease-like cell division protein FtsX: MVRNLLFFIKEAFLSTKKNGIMSFATIVSLIATLLIVGLFLIISLNIDNILSDIESQLVAIVYLSDSATEEEVNEIIQNAIETEGVKEVKYISKEDAFQKLKSDLSEHEEILAGITENPLPASLEITVTDTAYLEEISFNLNQFEKIDEVNYGGQLTKNLLLILNLVRRSGLAIIYILVFISILLMVSVIKISVHSRYEEIEIMALVGATSWFIRWPFIIEGFLKGLLSSLAASFIVSRGYLYYMEKIKLSIPFINIILDNQILLRVSVILILLGVFIGIFGSIISLRKISFGEL
- a CDS encoding peptidoglycan DD-metalloendopeptidase family protein — protein: MINKCFRNKKIPILHFLVLAAFLCLLFQLFGTEKCIAAENNINIKEQEEKLKQIEQRKIAIQEEIGRMKQEEADYQKSLEKIQILLTESEKELQEAKTSYENTIKQIEKMEEELDIEQTKMELQLAILESRLKKIYKYNEISYLSVLFDSKDFSQFLNRYRYLECILESDAGIIQQVSEQVDFIKKQKDSLENKKEITKLLEQEIINEKKNIEMSIDAKNKYIARIEEERKKQIATLEELEKSSAQISEIIEIAYREKEKEEQAKKNQANNVPVRTEPTLQAKKGIFQLPLRGTIILNYGQQKTQELNAYVFNSGVDISASLGEAVRAASFGTVIYTGNVKGYGDIIIIDHGGNVVTLYAHLSKVLVGLNEQVSKGQIIGQVGTSGGVSSPRLHFEVRVEGKPVNPFEWL
- a CDS encoding S41 family peptidase, with protein sequence MKKNLKIVYYLCVVLLLAGIFLVAPVYNKDVNSQNDSVFNELEPFFEAISIIRSEFINKDVKVDQLVQGAIKGMISELDDPYSRYVDPLSFQREQEDFFIGHFDGLGIEITIVNEKLTVISPIEDTPADKAGIKAGDIIVEIDGETTKGITLDEVLNILRGEKGTPVTITIEREDEEEFLEIEIIRDTITVEAVKEELIENDKIGYIRISRFNVNTGPGLKKVLDDYEKLSLEGIIVDLRNNPGGLLESAIEVASEFIKEGDIVRIKSGNNIIRFYESYGNNNPSLPLVVLVNMGSASASEIVAGAIQDLNRGTIIGENTFGKGLVQQVYSLSDDSAVIVSTSEYYTPNGRVINGIGIEPDIIVQIDKDDEEDVQLKTAIDLLLGKDIFKE
- a CDS encoding divergent polysaccharide deacetylase family protein, coding for MMDKKLWNYAFSILLSAILLLLVGIFVNLNSDNNVNGKPIGPGIVSEDTALQQESVQEKQKPFLFEIFDDKEDEALLYDKFIKNREKDIVDGPKVAIIIDDLGYQMEIAERIMNLDYPITVSILPFLPYSSTVAQMAREKNKTVLLHLPMEPHNSNVNPGKGAIFSTMKEEEIRNKMTANFLEIPDIDGINNHMGSKVTENREIMEIVLSEIKERNIFYVDSVTSPYTVGYELSREMGIKTAYRSVFLDNEQEIEYIRSQLQLLKNYAIKNGNAIAIGHPYCNTVDVLYEA